ACTATCCAAACAAAATAGAATACATATAAACTAAATCTTTTCTTTTAATCCCTATCATTTTTAAAATCAATCTTATTTATGCTAAGAAATGTCATTATAAATAAAAAAATCATCCCGACTTTAAAACTAGCCAAGGATAAATCTTTATATATAATAACATATATATGTTTCCAAAGCTTTATAGAAACAGTGAAAATAAAAGCTTTGGAACAAATAAATTCAAATAGAATTTATGAAAAGATATGAGAATTGTAACAAAAAAACAAAAAAAATTTCAATTCAAATAATACCAAACCAAACACAATCAATACTAAAATCTACTAGACAATAGATATTAAAAACACAAATTACAGACAATCGTGTGGTGTTGAAGAATACTCAGCATGTGATATCTACAATATAGTAAATAAACTATTAGAAAAAGATGGACAGAAGACAGTATGTAAACGAACAATTGAAAGGGATATCAAACTCTTAAATGAAATGGGTCTCTTAAAATCTAAAATTATAAGATTTGGTGAAAATAAAGGAAGTATATCTTTTTACAAACAAAACATGCAGTTAGCACATTTACATAAAGACATAATATCAAAATACCTTTTACATTTACTAAAAGAAAATCTAAATGATAAAAAAATTATTGGTAATTTTGATGACTCATTAGAAGATGATAATTTCAATTACACAAACCTTGAAAAATTTGGAATCCTATCTGAAATAGATGACACAAATAAAAGTGTAATGTCGCATCGTGAAAACCCTCATGCTTTTAATAATAAAGCTAATATAAGCTATATAAATAAGAATTCTAATTCTAACGAAATGCTTATTAATAAAACCTATTCTAATCAAACAAAAAAAAAGAAAGCATAAATTTAAACGGAATGATATAGAAACAAGACTTACCCTTGAACATAAAATCAGTAAAAATTACGTAAACCAAATAAAAGAGTACAGTAACAACGATTCAACATACATAAATGCCCTAATCAATCTAGAAACTGCAATATTAGAATATCAAAGTGAGTACTATATTGAAGATATCTTAGAACATTTCTTAAAACAGTTTGACAATAGATATAAATACAAGATTTGGATGATGATGAGGAGAACAGATGGAGTTATTAGTGATTATGATCTTATTTGGGAAGGAAGATTTAAGGATTGGTATCCCAATAAGTACAAGAATAATTGTGTCATTAAAAACATTTATGGAGACAATTTACGTATTGGCATTAGCAAACATGTTATTAAAAGAAAAGAAAGATGAGGATAAGGTAAATGATGAAGAATTAGAGAAAATAGAGAAAGAAAAGAAAGAAAAACAAAGACTTGAAGATGAAAAACTTCAAAATTATTTGACTAGAGTATTTGAAAGGGAAGCAAAAGAAAGAGAAGAACGTTTAAGAAAGTTCAAAGAATAAATAGAAAAATAACAAAAACAAAAAATTGGAAAATAGCAAAGATAAAATCAAAAAAAATAATAAAACTAAAAGCTGAAAAATACAAAGTGAAAACAATTTACAAAAAAACACCCTTAATTCAATTAAAGATACATCAAACAAAATAGAATAAATCTATAAAAAAATTTTTTAAAAAATTCACAACATTAATAAACAAATTAAGCCTATTATACAAGAAAAAAAAGTAAATAACAAATTAATTTGAATTTTTATGCGTCAAATTTATTGCAAATTCATAAATATTGATCTAGAATATGTTCTGTGAAAAAAATAAGGAGTAGAAATTGCTAGTTAAAGTGTAATTTCATTGGAAGGTGCAGCTTGAATGGTTGCTTAGTTAAAAAAAAAGCGAAAGATAGAGAATATGTAAGGATTAGGAGAAATGTAAAGGTATGATGTATCTATATCAAGTACTTTATTTTACCAATCTCTTATTTTTAAAATCAATCTTATTTATGCTAGGAAATGTCATTATAAATAGAAAAATCACTCTAACTTTAAAACTAGTTAAGAGTGAATTATTTATATATGACAAAATATACAAATTTCCAAAGCTTCATTATATGAAAATTTAAACTTTGGAATCAATAAAAACTCAGTATGAATAGTGTAACAAAAGACCAAAAAAATTTCAATTCAAATAATACCAAAGACCAAATAAAATCTATACTAAGTTTACTTGTAGAATCAAATAAAGATAAAGCATCTGCTGATACTAAATTTATTCGTGTATCACAAGTTAGATATCAAATAAACAGAATGTTAACACGAGAAAAGAGATTGTGTAAAATCTACTGGACAATAGATATTAAAAACACAAATTACAGACAATCGTGTGGTGTTGAAGAATACTCAGCATGTGATATCTACAATATAGTAAATAAACTATTAGAAAAAGATGGACAGAAGACAGTATGTAAACGAACAATTGAAAGGGATATCAAACTCTTAAATGAAATGGGTCTCTTAAAATCTAAAATTATAAGATTTGGTGAAAATAAAGGAAGTATATCTTTTTACAAACAAAACATGCAGTTAGCACATTTACATAAAGACATAATATCAAAATACCTTTTACATTTACTAAAAGAAAATCTAAATGATAAAAAAATTATTGGTAATTTTGATGACTCATTAGAAGATGATAATTTCAATTACACAAACCTTGAAAAATTTGGAATCCTATCTGAAATAGATGACACAAATAAAAGTGTAATGTCGCATCGTGAAAACCCTCATGCTTTTAATAATAAAGCTAATATAAGCAATAATAAGAATTCTAAAGAATTGCTTCTTAAGAATACTGATTCAAGTAAACTAAAAAAAGAAAAGTATAGATTTAAAAGGAATGATGTAGAGACAAGGTTAATTTGTGAACATAAAATCAGTAAAAATTATCTAAAGCAAATAAAAGAATACAGTAATAACGCTGCAACGTACATCAATGCCCTAATCAATCTAGAGACTGCAATAGATGAGTACCAAAGTGAATATTACATAGAAGATATTTTAGAACATTTCTTAAAACAGTTTGGTAATAGGTACAAGTATAAGATTTGGATGATGATGAGGCGTAGTGATGGAGTTATTAGCGATTATGATCTTATTTGGGAAGGAAGGTTTAGGGATTGGTATCCCAATAAGTACAAGAGTAATTGTGCGGTTAAAGCGACTTATGGAGATAATTTACGAATAGGAATTAAAAAAGCATCTGTTGTTAAGGAGAAAAGGGCTAAAGAGCAGTTAAATGTAGAAGAATTAAAAGAAAAAGAGATAGAAAAAGAAAAAGAAGAGGAAAGAAAACGCGAAGCTGATAGGCTTCAAAAATATTTAACTGTGTTATTTGAAAAAGAAGCAAAAGAAAGAGAAGAAAGATTAAGGAAGGCAAGAGAAGAAGAATTGAATTTAAAAAAGAAAGCTAGGGAAAGCATGCTTGCTACTTTGGAAAAGAGTAAGGAAAGGTGTGTTGGGTTGGATATATCAAATAATGGTATGGATAAGATGATAGATGCTAGTTCAAATGAGGATTCTATGGTTAAATTTGCAATTAGAGATGAGTTTGGTGGATTTAAAACTACTAAGGGGCTGAGTATGCTAAATTTGGGAATAATGATTGAAGATATAGGCCAAAATGATAATTTAAAAGAAAAGGAGAGTAAATGAGATTTAATTTGAAATATTTAGTAAAAAGGTTATATAAAAAGGCATAGATTTTGGAATACTTACATGAGCCGTGAAGTACAATCCAAGAGGAGTGATAAGAAAATAATTAACTTTCCAATACTTAGTTCTGAAGATATTGACTATGAGTATGTATATGCATATCTTAAGGATTGGGTATCAAAGAAATATAGCTCTAGTCATGGAATTATAATTAATAGAGTTGGTGATAATTATGAATGTGAAACAATCCAAGGTGTTTTGATGAATAATATTTTGGATATGATTTTTGAGGATTATAAGGAATTATTTCTTGGTAGTTTGGAAAGGGAGGCTGTTGATAGTAAGGGTAAGGTTGGTGGCATTGAACCTGTTGATGTGTTAGAGGGTAAGAGGGAAATACCTTTTGAAAGGTTACAAGGGAAGCAAAGTAAAGGATTTAAGAAGGGTAAGATAACAATTGCATAGAGTTGATATTATTATGATTTAAATGAATTGGTAAATTTGCATTTGCTTATTTAAATATCAGTGTTAATAATATTCCTATAGAGATGGTAATAATGGTTGTGAACATCCATTTGTGAAGTTTTAATTTATTGTCAAATTCAGATAAAGTTTTATTAAGTTCCATTTTATTAATTTCCATGTCTTTTCTAACAAGAGCAATCTCATTGCTAACGTTATCAATTTTATTATCGAGCTCATTAAATTTGTTATCAATTTTGTTATTTAAGTTATTCTCAACGTTGTCAATTTTATTATCAAGTTCAGTTTTGACAGCTTTAATTTCAGACTGTAAATTTGCTTCAACCCTCTGAATTTCAGATTGTAGTAGTGTTTCAACCTTTTCAAGTTTTATGTCAAAGTTTTCTTTTAAAAACTCAATGTCTTTGTAAGTTAACTCATTTCTATAGTACCTATAAGATAAATCAATAGCAATATCTTTGTTAATGCCGGCTTTAGTAAGTTCGGCTATAACCATTTGCTGAGTAATAGCTGGTTGAGGAAGTCCCATAATAATCTCCTTAATATATTATACAGTATTTTAAGGGATGATAGAATGAGTTTTGAAGTATGACATAGGAAAGATGTCTTTCTAAAGTTTAATGTAAGACAATATTAGAGAATAGCTGATATTTAATTCTATTAGTATATTTATAGTTAATTCCAAATTTTTTGAGGTGTAGTTTAATATAAGATTTTAGAGTACGTAAAGTTTTTATTTGATGTGTGCTCAAGGAATGAGTTTTCGACTAGTGTAGTAATAGTAGCTAACGTTTGATTAGAATTGTTTTTATAGTGATTTAGGTTAACTTTTATTAAAAGTTTAGTAAATTGAATGGTTTGATGATATAATCATTAAAGATTATAAAGAAATTTTTCTTAATAGTTTAAAAGAACAAGTAAATAAACCTCTTTTTTCGGCATCTCAGATTAATTCGCAATTATAAGATTTAATTTGTTTGTTAATGGATAATTCTTGGTTATATAGTAGATTAAAATACCGTTTTTGATTTTCTATATTAATACTATTTACAAGGTAGCTTCTTTAAAATTAAAAAGCTATTTCATTATAGATATCATGTAATTTAGCAAACATTAAAATGCCGATGATTCTTCATTGTCATATTTGTTATTTATTTGATTATTGTTTTTGTGAAGAGCATTAGAATATGTACTAGCTATATTCTTTGAGTGTATCTCTACAAAATAGAGCGATTTTTTTGGAGGTATTGATGAAACAAGTGTTAATTTTTATGTTCTTTTTTGTTTTTATTGTTGTTGGTTTTGCTAGGAGTGATGGTGATGAAATGACTTTGAGTGCTGTAGATACTAGAGGAGGCACTGTGAAAATAATATGTTGCTTTATCAAGTGAAGAAAAAGGATACTTTAGTGCCTTTTTTATTGAATTTTTTGTTGGGATTTGGTATAGATTCATTTGTTCAAGGTGATACTACTGGCGGATTGTTTGTTTTAGGATTTGATGTTTTAGGTCGAAGATTTGTTAATAAAAAGATTTTTCCATTATGTATGTTGTGGTGCTATTATATTCGCAATAGTTCAGAGCGTCAGTATGCTTTATTTCTCGTCCATTTCTTGGCAATTAGTTTGTTTATTAAAATCACATCACTATAAATAAGATAACCTCTTTCCTAAGAAAAAGAGGTTATTAATGGTTTAAATTATTGATATACATATTTTGATTATTGATAAATGACTCTCTAAAATTTCATATACTGTTTTTTCAAAAAAATATTTTGAGTTGTGAATATCATTGGTGTAGTAATAATATTTAGTATATAGTTGACCTTGATGTCTCCTAATACGAGTTCTTTTTTCGATCTAAGGTTATGCTACTGTTTTTGAAATTTGTACTTGAAAAACTTTTAAGCGTTCTGCCATATAATGGGTTTTATTATTAGATGTAATTTTTGTAGGAATTCTTTCATTTTATCATTTTCAAATTCATAAAATAACTCTTTAATTTTATTATCATCATATTTGTAGTTAAGTATTTTTTCAAGTTTTTTTTTGTAGATTGGGATCCCAGTTGTTTTTCTTGAGCCCTTTTAAGTGCATTTATCTTCTTTTTCTAAAGTTTCGGAATATTTTTTATTTTTAACAAATCTTTAAAGAAAGTAAGAGCTTGTCTTTCATTGTCATCAAGACTATTAATATATGCTTTTTATTAGGTAAATTGCATTTAAAAACTTAATAAAATGACAATGAATAAACATTGTTTTATGTACCTCCTTTTTTCCTTCTTATTTTATGAAGATCTCTTGGGTATTGCCTTTTATTTAATAAATATAAGTCATCATGATTTATTACTATCGTAGATACTCTTTAGCGTATATGGTATTTTGCATTATACAAAATGCTTACTGTAAATTTTATGAATAATTGTTGTTACATTGTGTTGTTATTTATATATCTTATTATATAATCATTACACAAGATTAACAAATTTAGACCAATGTTTGTTCTTTGAATTTTCAGCTATTAACAATAACTTGCTATTTATTAGAATAAAGTCTTTTTCTAAAGAGATAGGTCAGATTTTTAGATCTTAATTCACTTTTTTTCTCTCTCATTTTTGTTTCTTTTTCTATATGATTTATCCAATCATCAATATCTTTATCTATTCCATATCTTTCTCTAAATTCCCTAAACTGTCGATCTAATCGTTCATATACATCTTCATCTTCATAAATAAATTTATTATGATTTAAGCTTTTATATTTATCGTGAAATTTAATTATTTTTTTCATATTATATAAATATGTCCCATACGTATAAATTATAGTATAATTTTTAACTTAGAAGAAGATAAAAAAACATTTGTTAGGGTTTGTGAAACATTTAAATTTATTTCATCTAATTTAGAAGCTGATAAACGTACAATAAAGTCTTTAATTAAAATTAGTAAAGAGATAAAAGATAAAAAATCAAATGGTACTGAATGTTGATGATATATTAAGATATTTTTCTTTAGAAAAATATCTATTTATAGAGCTGTTGTAAAAGTTAAAAAAATCATGAAAAGTATAAAATGAGTCCAATGTTTATGGTTTGTATGTATTAAAAATATTAAGGTAGTTTTTATTATGGAGAATAATGATTAAAAGAATTCTTAATGTTAATATATTTAGTATCTTGTCATTTTTTATCTTGGGAATTAATAGACAAATTTTTGCGATCTATTATGAGATAGAGATTTATAAACGTTATCATTATTATCTTGATTTTCCAAGCTCTTATTTATAAACGGGTTGTAAGATGAATTTATTGAAAAAAAACAACCTAATACGTGTAGTTATAGGGGGCAAAGGATTCTGATCTTTTACATATTGGTGACAATCACATGTGTACATTAATAAGTTAGATATTTATTTAAAGTATGCTCAAGTAAAAATATTATGATATCAAAGTATAATTTATATTAATTTAATGATAAGTATTTGTTTAGCTATCATTGTCACATTTAATAATAACTGTGATTGGTAATTTGCTTATTGTCTCCTCATTGATTTCATTTGTGTTTAAGTATGATTTTAAATCATTATTAAAATTATAAATGCTTTTTTGATTTTTATCACATTTTGAAAGTTCATTATGTATATGATCCAGTACCGGTTTTATTATTGAATCGCTTAGTCTTATAAATGAAGTATATTTAGGAGTATACAATGTGCCATCTGGCCTAGATATAATTGTTATTATTGAGTTTTTTAGTATTTTTCTTTGATTGTCATTGAATCTTAGTTTAAGGAAATCAGCCTCACTTGAGAAATTTTTGCTGATATGGTTTTCTGGGGAAATTAATTCTGATTTAAGATATTTAAACATATTTTCATTTGTATTATTTATGGTGTTAGTAGATATGCCAAGAGTTTTATATAAAAGGTCTGTAAAAGATTCTTTTATCAGTTCTCCTGTAGTATGAGAATCAGATCGTTCATAAGAGTATACGTCATTTTTGCCATTACATGTATTTGAAGATACACAATTGATAGTGTTTATTATTATTTGTTTAGTAGATATGTTTTTTGCTTGTGTTGGTTTTTTTTGTTCTAATATATGGTATACATATTGAAAGTGCTCAGCCAGATCTTTTTGTTTTTGTATATCTTTTAATAACCAATTTTCAAAATTTTTAT
This genomic stretch from Borrelia coriaceae harbors:
- a CDS encoding plasmid maintenance protein, whose amino-acid sequence is MKNTNYRQSCGVEEYSACDIYNIVNKLLEKDGQKTVCKRTIERDIKLLNEMGLLKSKIIRFGENKGSISFYKQNMQLAHLHKDIISKYLLHLLKENLNDKKIIGNFDDSLEDDNFNYTNLEKFGILSEIDDTNKSVMSHRENPHAFNNKANISYINKNSNSNEMLINKTYSNQTKKKKA
- a CDS encoding plasmid maintenance protein; amino-acid sequence: MSKNYVNQIKEYSNNDSTYINALINLETAILEYQSEYYIEDILEHFLKQFDNRYKYKIWMMMRRTDGVISDYDLIWEGRFKDWYPNKYKNNCVIKNIYGDNLRIGISKHVIKRKER
- a CDS encoding plasmid maintenance protein, with the protein product MNSVTKDQKNFNSNNTKDQIKSILSLLVESNKDKASADTKFIRVSQVRYQINRMLTREKRLCKIYWTIDIKNTNYRQSCGVEEYSACDIYNIVNKLLEKDGQKTVCKRTIERDIKLLNEMGLLKSKIIRFGENKGSISFYKQNMQLAHLHKDIISKYLLHLLKENLNDKKIIGNFDDSLEDDNFNYTNLEKFGILSEIDDTNKSVMSHRENPHAFNNKANISNNKNSKELLLKNTDSSKLKKEKYRFKRNDVETRLICEHKISKNYLKQIKEYSNNAATYINALINLETAIDEYQSEYYIEDILEHFLKQFGNRYKYKIWMMMRRSDGVISDYDLIWEGRFRDWYPNKYKSNCAVKATYGDNLRIGIKKASVVKEKRAKEQLNVEELKEKEIEKEKEEERKREADRLQKYLTVLFEKEAKEREERLRKAREEELNLKKKARESMLATLEKSKERCVGLDISNNGMDKMIDASSNEDSMVKFAIRDEFGGFKTTKGLSMLNLGIMIEDIGQNDNLKEKESK
- the bdr gene encoding Bdr family repetitive protein — translated: MGLPQPAITQQMVIAELTKAGINKDIAIDLSYRYYRNELTYKDIEFLKENFDIKLEKVETLLQSEIQRVEANLQSEIKAVKTELDNKIDNVENNLNNKIDNKFNELDNKIDNVSNEIALVRKDMEINKMELNKTLSEFDNKLKLHKWMFTTIITISIGILLTLIFK
- a CDS encoding P13 family porin — protein: MKKKDTLVPFLLNFLLGFGIDSFVQGDTTGGLFVLGFDVLGRRFVNKKIFPLCMLWCYYIRNSSERQYALFLVHFLAISLFIKITSL
- a CDS encoding Mlp family lipoprotein, which translates into the protein MNKYIKLIILWHTLLLYCCNENPNSILNGNKPTKKYHNNQHGSQPKDNILTNDEKIKFNTIIHAFNKIIENDQQLTTQHKEKYKNFENWLLKDIQKQKDLAEHFQYVYHILEQKKPTQAKNISTKQIIINTINCVSSNTCNGKNDVYSYERSDSHTTGELIKESFTDLLYKTLGISTNTINNTNENMFKYLKSELISPENHISKNFSSEADFLKLRFNDNQRKILKNSIITIISRPDGTLYTPKYTSFIRLSDSIIKPVLDHIHNELSKCDKNQKSIYNFNNDLKSYLNTNEINEETISKLPITVIIKCDNDS